One segment of Stomatobaculum sp. F0698 DNA contains the following:
- a CDS encoding rubredoxin: MKYVCNVCGYVYDETTGDPDNGIEAGTLWADVPEDFVCPLCGVGKEDFSEEN, encoded by the coding sequence ATGAAGTACGTTTGCAATGTTTGCGGTTATGTTTACGACGAGACGACCGGTGATCCGGACAACGGAATTGAGGCAGGAACCCTTTGGGCAGATGTTCCGGAGGATTTTGTATGTCCGCTCTGCGGCGTCGGCAAGGAGGACTTCTCGGAGGAGAACTAA
- a CDS encoding DUF1858 domain-containing protein has protein sequence MADEKKVYVTKDMVVGEIISKYPDAAFALMQCGMGCISCPASQAESLQDASMVHGMNADEVVDYVNEYLQFQESQKEAGKAE, from the coding sequence ATGGCAGATGAGAAGAAGGTTTATGTAACAAAGGATATGGTGGTCGGAGAAATCATCAGCAAGTACCCGGATGCGGCATTTGCGCTCATGCAGTGCGGCATGGGCTGCATCAGCTGCCCGGCTTCGCAGGCAGAGTCTCTGCAGGATGCGAGCATGGTGCACGGCATGAATGCGGATGAGGTTGTCGACTATGTGAACGAGTACCTGCAGTTCCAGGAAAGCCAGAAGGAAGCCGGCAAGGCGGAGTAA
- a CDS encoding putative ABC transporter permease, protein MSLYQALWYFCIYAFLGWVVEVAFHALKLGKIINRGFLNGPVCPIYGFGMLAICLLMNRLAPGQEETVGLPGLLAVGMAFATTIELIGGWLLNTFFHARWWDYSEEPFQFHGYICLRFSVLWGLGTVFMIRIVHPIVRGYVGLIPFVLGRWVLVFLYLTLLVDFVSSVMTAHKLSRELGELGKISERIRAVSDLLSQRIGEDSIRASEELTRQRAAAEQRFARLQKRAGHTKFFGTGRLLNAFPSLRPNGHAELLEELRERLKGKNH, encoded by the coding sequence ATGAGTCTTTATCAGGCGCTCTGGTATTTCTGTATCTACGCGTTTCTCGGCTGGGTGGTCGAGGTTGCATTTCACGCCCTGAAACTCGGGAAAATCATAAACCGCGGGTTTTTAAACGGCCCGGTCTGTCCGATTTACGGCTTCGGCATGCTTGCCATCTGTCTACTCATGAACCGACTGGCACCGGGGCAGGAAGAGACGGTCGGTCTGCCCGGGCTTCTGGCAGTGGGCATGGCGTTTGCGACAACAATCGAATTGATCGGGGGCTGGCTCTTGAATACCTTTTTTCACGCGCGCTGGTGGGATTACAGCGAGGAACCCTTTCAGTTTCACGGTTACATTTGCCTGCGTTTCAGCGTGCTCTGGGGTCTCGGGACCGTGTTTATGATACGCATTGTGCACCCGATAGTGCGCGGCTATGTGGGGCTCATCCCCTTTGTCTTGGGGCGCTGGGTACTGGTCTTTTTGTACCTGACGCTTCTTGTCGACTTTGTGTCCTCCGTTATGACGGCGCATAAGCTCAGCCGGGAGCTGGGAGAACTCGGAAAAATCAGCGAGCGCATACGCGCGGTCTCGGATCTCCTCAGTCAGCGCATCGGCGAGGACAGCATACGCGCGAGCGAAGAACTGACCCGACAGCGCGCGGCGGCCGAGCAGCGCTTTGCGCGTTTACAGAAGCGGGCGGGACATACAAAGTTCTTCGGAACCGGACGCCTCTTAAACGCCTTCCCCTCCCTGCGTCCGAACGGTCATGCCGAGCTTTTGGAGGAACTCAGAGAGCGTCTGAAGGGAAAAAACCACTAA
- the pth gene encoding aminoacyl-tRNA hydrolase yields the protein MYIIAGLGNPGREYEKTRHNAGFEVIDRLAERLQVLSWEKKHKALAGKAVYAGEKLLLLKPQTYMNLSGESLLSAASFYRVTPDHILVISDDIDLAEGRLRIRKSGSAGGHNGLKSIISNLGSADFVRIRVGVGSKPAGWDLADYVLGRAKGEDAEKMEEAYADAVEAVLTVLESGVDKAMNEVNRKEKKG from the coding sequence ATGTACATCATCGCGGGGCTCGGAAATCCCGGGCGGGAATATGAGAAGACCAGACACAATGCGGGCTTTGAGGTAATCGATCGCCTCGCGGAGCGCCTGCAGGTTTTGAGTTGGGAAAAAAAGCATAAGGCGCTCGCCGGGAAAGCCGTTTATGCGGGAGAAAAGCTGCTGCTTTTAAAACCGCAGACCTATATGAATCTATCGGGAGAGAGTCTTTTAAGCGCGGCCTCTTTTTATCGCGTGACCCCGGATCATATCCTCGTGATTTCGGATGACATTGACCTCGCGGAGGGCAGACTGCGGATTCGAAAGAGCGGCAGTGCGGGCGGTCACAACGGCTTGAAATCCATCATCTCCAATCTGGGCTCGGCGGATTTTGTCCGCATTCGCGTCGGTGTGGGCAGTAAGCCCGCAGGCTGGGATCTTGCGGACTATGTGCTGGGGCGCGCAAAGGGAGAGGACGCCGAAAAGATGGAAGAAGCCTATGCGGATGCGGTCGAGGCAGTGCTCACGGTTCTCGAATCCGGGGTTGACAAGGCAATGAACGAAGTGAATCGGAAAGAGAAGAAGGGATGA